A single window of Microbispora hainanensis DNA harbors:
- a CDS encoding PLP-dependent aminotransferase family protein: MRVTIDLPLAVDRECPVPLAVQVADQLREAMRTGRLRAGERLPSTRALAALLRVSRTVATDAYQQLYAEGWLDGRHGSGTYVADEALPYEKPAEKPAAEKPAERSAEKPAEARRAERREPPPPGVVDLRAGRPWVFGYDTAAWRRAWRSAGELALNAFPDPYGHPELRELLADHLRRARAVPVGAGNVMVTRGTGNGLDLIAATLLGPGTRAGVEEPGWRAARRIFASRGAEVVPCPVDEQGVIVEALPDDLRVLYTTPAHQFPLGGRLPIPRREKLLAWARRTGAIVVEDDYDAEFRYDVAPLPALYGLDPGRVVLLGTLSKSLGPDVGLGWLVAPAGLLDAVAERRTQLADRTSGPVQRAVTTLLERGDLDRHLRRMRLEYARRRETIVEVLGPYVRGDTAGLHVMVPLPAEVVPGLVRRAGERGVLLDTAEPHHIGPPRVHGLVLGYGSASRADVRRGCMVIRELIPPAEA; encoded by the coding sequence TTGCGCGTGACCATAGACCTGCCGCTGGCCGTGGACCGCGAGTGCCCGGTGCCGCTCGCCGTCCAGGTGGCCGATCAGTTACGCGAGGCCATGCGCACCGGCCGGCTCAGGGCGGGGGAGCGGCTGCCGTCCACGCGGGCCCTCGCCGCCCTGCTCCGGGTCAGCAGGACCGTCGCGACCGACGCCTACCAGCAGTTGTACGCCGAGGGGTGGCTGGACGGGCGGCACGGCTCGGGCACCTACGTGGCCGACGAGGCGCTGCCGTACGAGAAGCCTGCCGAGAAACCGGCCGCCGAGAAGCCGGCCGAGAGGTCCGCCGAGAAGCCGGCCGAGGCCCGCCGGGCCGAGCGTCGCGAGCCGCCGCCCCCGGGGGTGGTGGACCTGCGGGCGGGACGGCCGTGGGTGTTCGGTTATGACACTGCGGCCTGGCGGCGGGCCTGGCGTTCGGCCGGCGAGCTCGCGCTGAACGCGTTCCCCGACCCCTACGGCCACCCGGAGCTGCGCGAGCTGCTGGCCGACCACCTGCGCAGGGCCAGGGCCGTGCCGGTGGGCGCGGGCAACGTCATGGTCACCAGGGGCACCGGCAACGGGCTCGACCTGATCGCGGCCACGCTGCTCGGACCGGGCACCCGGGCGGGCGTGGAGGAGCCCGGCTGGCGGGCCGCCCGGCGGATCTTCGCCTCCCGGGGCGCGGAGGTCGTGCCCTGCCCGGTGGACGAGCAGGGCGTGATCGTCGAGGCGCTCCCCGACGACCTGCGGGTGCTCTACACGACGCCCGCACACCAGTTCCCACTCGGCGGCAGGCTGCCGATCCCGCGCAGGGAGAAGCTGCTCGCCTGGGCGCGCAGGACCGGCGCGATCGTCGTCGAGGACGACTACGACGCCGAGTTCCGCTACGACGTCGCGCCGCTGCCCGCGCTCTACGGGCTCGACCCCGGGCGGGTGGTGCTGCTCGGCACGCTGTCGAAGTCGCTCGGTCCCGACGTCGGGCTCGGCTGGCTGGTCGCCCCCGCCGGCCTGCTCGACGCCGTGGCCGAGCGCAGGACGCAGCTCGCCGACCGCACGTCGGGGCCGGTCCAGCGGGCCGTGACGACCCTGCTGGAACGCGGTGACCTCGACCGGCACCTGCGCAGGATGCGGCTGGAGTACGCCCGCAGGAGGGAGACCATCGTCGAGGTGCTCGGGCCGTACGTGCGAGGCGACACGGCCGGGCTCCACGTCATGGTCCCCCTGCCCGCCGAAGTGGTCCCCGGCCTGGTGCGGCGGGCCGGGGAACGCGGCGTGCTCCTGGACACGGCCGAACCCCACCACATCGGGCCGCCTCGGGTGCACGGCCTCGTGCTGGGCTACGGCTCGGCGTCCCGGGCCGACGTACGGCGCGGGTGCATGGTGATCAGGGAGCTCATACCTCCTGCAGAAGCCTGA
- a CDS encoding pyridoxamine 5'-phosphate oxidase family protein, which translates to MLSPTSRTTLRRAKDRARTDRADLYAILDAGLICHLGVVADGSPMVIPTGYGRIGDTLYLHGSTGATSLRAALGGPVCVTVTHLDGIVLARSAFHHSVNYRSAMVYGLARVVDDPEEQLTGLRAITEQLAPGQWDVVRPPGRKETAATAVVALSLEEASVKVRQGPPKDDEEDYDLPVWAGVLPLTVAWGAPEPDPRLTPGIPVPPHIGNRQPRL; encoded by the coding sequence ATGCTCTCCCCAACCTCCCGCACCACCCTTCGACGGGCGAAAGACCGCGCCCGCACCGACCGCGCCGACCTCTACGCGATCCTCGACGCCGGGCTCATCTGTCATCTCGGCGTGGTGGCCGACGGGTCGCCCATGGTGATCCCCACCGGATATGGACGGATCGGCGACACCCTCTATCTGCACGGCTCCACCGGCGCGACCTCGCTGCGCGCCGCGCTCGGCGGCCCGGTCTGCGTCACCGTGACCCACCTCGACGGGATCGTGCTGGCGCGCTCCGCCTTCCACCACTCCGTGAACTACCGGTCCGCCATGGTCTATGGCCTCGCCCGGGTGGTGGACGACCCCGAGGAACAGCTCACCGGTCTGCGGGCCATCACCGAGCAGCTCGCCCCCGGGCAGTGGGACGTCGTACGTCCGCCGGGCCGCAAGGAGACGGCCGCCACGGCCGTGGTCGCCCTGTCCTTGGAGGAGGCGTCGGTGAAGGTCCGGCAGGGACCGCCGAAAGACGACGAGGAGGACTACGACCTGCCCGTCTGGGCGGGTGTGCTGCCCCTCACCGTGGCGTGGGGCGCACCCGAGCCCGACCCGCGCCTCACACCCGGCATCCCGGTTCCCCCGCACATCGGGAACCGGCAGCCGCGGCTGTAA